In the genome of marine bacterium B5-7, one region contains:
- the cca gene encoding CCA-adding enzyme has translation MKTYLVGGAVRDQLLDLPVKERDWVVVGATPETLLSQGYQAVGKDFPVFLHPETHEEYALARTERKTGKGYTGFDCYAAPDVTLEQDLLRRDLTINAIAQTPDGGLVDPFNGQADIQAKVLRHVSPAFVEDPVRILRLARFAARFADFSVAPETMQLMQQMVKDGEVDALVPERVWQEWQKSLSTTAPHRFIEVLRDANALNVLLPELMAQRDWHQPETEDCQVRFSALFKGIPSTDVSNITKRFRVPNDYSQLAILTAAHHEQLAACEQGNAEMVLQLLEKTDALRRPERFQQFLLACDMTQSICGKALTAVQHVDVAPFVNQGLKGQAIAEALREARLQALQRVL, from the coding sequence ATGAAGACTTATTTAGTCGGTGGCGCGGTACGTGACCAATTGCTGGACTTGCCTGTGAAAGAGCGAGATTGGGTTGTCGTTGGCGCGACGCCTGAAACCTTGCTATCACAAGGCTATCAAGCTGTTGGTAAAGATTTTCCCGTGTTTTTACATCCAGAGACGCACGAAGAATATGCGCTTGCACGTACGGAGCGGAAAACCGGTAAAGGTTACACTGGGTTTGATTGCTATGCTGCGCCCGATGTAACGCTAGAACAAGATTTATTGCGGCGTGATTTAACCATCAATGCGATCGCACAAACGCCTGACGGTGGGTTAGTGGATCCCTTCAATGGTCAAGCAGATATTCAAGCCAAAGTCTTGCGCCATGTGTCACCGGCTTTTGTCGAAGACCCCGTGCGCATTTTACGCTTGGCACGTTTTGCCGCACGCTTTGCTGATTTTTCTGTGGCACCAGAGACGATGCAGTTGATGCAACAAATGGTCAAAGACGGTGAGGTGGATGCATTGGTACCGGAACGTGTTTGGCAAGAGTGGCAAAAATCATTAAGTACAACAGCGCCCCATCGATTCATCGAGGTGTTGCGTGATGCCAACGCATTGAATGTATTGCTACCTGAATTAATGGCGCAACGTGATTGGCATCAACCTGAAACGGAAGACTGCCAAGTTCGTTTTTCCGCTTTATTTAAAGGGATCCCGTCGACGGATGTGAGCAATATCACCAAACGTTTTCGCGTGCCCAATGACTATTCGCAGCTCGCTATTTTAACCGCAGCGCATCACGAACAGTTGGCGGCTTGTGAACAAGGTAATGCGGAAATGGTATTACAATTGTTGGAAAAAACAGATGCACTACGTCGACCAGAACGTTTCCAACAATTTTTGTTGGCCTGCGACATGACACAATCCATTTGTGGGAAAGCCTTAACCGCGGTACAACACGTTGATGTTGCACCGTTTGTTAATCAAGGTTTGAAAGGACAAGCGATTGCAGAAGCATTACGCGAAGCGCGTCTTCAAGCTTTGCAGCGTGTTTTGTAA
- a CDS encoding FmdB family transcriptional regulator: MPIYEYQCQACRATCEKLQKMSDSPAIDCEACGKPELERLISMPGFRLKGTGWYETDFKNSGKPAANKPTEATSNTDTPSSSSTDSNKSE; encoded by the coding sequence ATGCCCATTTACGAATACCAATGTCAAGCGTGCCGAGCCACGTGTGAAAAATTACAAAAGATGTCTGACTCTCCGGCAATAGATTGTGAGGCTTGTGGCAAACCCGAACTAGAGCGCCTCATTTCTATGCCAGGCTTTCGATTGAAAGGCACAGGTTGGTATGAGACTGATTTTAAGAATAGCGGCAAACCAGCTGCTAACAAACCGACGGAAGCGACATCCAACACGGATACGCCTTCATCATCATCCACTGACAGCAACAAAAGTGAATAA